The Thermoflexus hugenholtzii JAD2 DNA segment AAACCGGAAGAAACTCACCGGTCTCCGCCTTTCTATCCCGCCCACTCTGGATTATAGGCGTAAGTCCGCAGGGCGTGGATCGCGCTGGAACGGGGATCCCATCGCATGCGGAGGAAGGGACATGGAGCTGCGGGCGCTGGAGCAGGCCATGGAGGATTTCGTGACCTCGAAGGGCTGGTATCGGCCGGATTCGCCGCGGCCGCAGACGCCACGCAACCTAGCCATCTCCCTGGTCCTGGAGGCCGCGGAGGTCCTCGAGCTCTTCCAGTGGGGGGAGACGGCGGATCGCGAGGCCCTGGCCGATGAGCTGGCGGACGTGATGTTGTATCTGCTGCAGCTGGCCCGGCTGCACGGGATCGATCTGGGCGAGGCGGTGATGGCCAAGCTGGCCCGGAACGCCCAGCGGGAGTGGCCATGAAGGCAGAGGGACGGCTTCGCATCCTCGCCGTCTCCGACCAGGTCGTCGAGCCCCTTTATTCCCCTCGGGCCCGGGAGTGGCTCGCGCCGGTGCACCTCATCCTCTCGTGCGGGGACCTGCCCTACGGGTATCTCGAGTTCCTGATGGAGGTGTTCAACGCGCCCCTCTTCTACGTCCACGGCAACCACGACCGGCCGGAGCTCTGCGCCGACGGGCGGATCCGCCTGGCCCCGCAGGGCGGACAAAGCCTGGAGGGGATCGTGGTGTGGGAGCAGGGGCTGCTGCTCAGCGGGCTGGGAGGATCACGGCGCTACCATCCCGAAGGCTCCCATCAATATACCGAGGGGGAGATGTGGGTGCGGGTCCTCCGGCTGGTCCCGCGCCTGCTCTGGAATCGGTGGCGGTATGGCCGAGCGCTGGATGTGTTCGTCGCCCACGCCCCGCCCCGCGCCATCGGCGACGCCCCGGACCTGGCGCATCAGGGTTTCGCCGCCTTCCGCTGGTTGATCCATCGGTTCCGCCCGCGCTATTTTTTGCATGGGCATGTGCATTTCCACGGGTGCCGGCCGATCTTTCAAATCGGCCCCACCCGAGTGATCAATGTGTTCCCGTATTACCTGCTGGAACTCTGATCGAACACACCACTCCGTGATGGGATGGAGGACAAGAAGCCGATCATGGAAGAGCACGGACCGCTCACCGAGGAGGTCGCTGCCCAGTATCGGAGGGCTCGTCTCCGGGCGCTGGTGCGGAGCCTCCTCGCCCGTTTGACCGGGCGTTCAAACCGTCTGCTATCCTTTGACGAGGTGAAGGAGAAGCTCCACCTGCGGGGCTCCGTCTACCGGGGCCTCCAGCGGGTCCCCTTGGATCACATCATCGGGAGCGTCAACCGCTATCAGGATTTCGATCGGGCCTTCCTCCCGATCCGTCCTCACACGGCCGACCGCTGGATCGCCGTGGGGACGATTCTCTTCCGGGAAGGGGATCTCCCCCCGGTCCGGTTGTATCGGATCGGCGACGCTTACTTCGTCCTCGACGGCCATCACCGGATCTCCGTGGCCCGGGCCATGGGCTGGAAGGAGATCGAGGCGGAGGTCATCGAGGTCCGAAGCCGGGTGGCGGTGGGGCCGGAGCTGCGAGCCGAGGATCTGGAGATCCTGCGGGAGTATGAGGAGTTCCTGGAGCGGACGCGGCTGGACGTCCTCCAGCCAGAGGCGGACATCCGGTTCACCATCGCCGGGGGCTATCATCGCCTGCTGGAGCACATCGCCGTGCATCGCTACTTCATGGGCCTGGAGCAGGGGCGGGAGATCCCGGAGGATGAGGCCGTGACCCACTGGTATAACACCGTCTACCGGCCGGTGATCGAGATCATCCGCGCCCACCGTCTCCTGGAGGACTTCCCGGGGCGGACGGAGGCCGATCTCTATCTCTGGATCATGGACCATCTCTATTACCTGCGGGAGGCCTACGGTCCGGAGGTCGATGCGGAAAGCGCCGCCCTGGATTACGCCGAGCAGTTCCCGGAGCATCCCATCCGGCGCCTGGTGGCCGAGATCCGCCGCGCGGTGGAGGCCATGGGCGACCTCCCGCCGACCGAGATCGAGCCGAAGGTATAGCGAGGATGGCCCGCGCGGTCGCTCGAGACATATCACACGGAAGCGTGGCCTGGATCCGCTGGGGGTTCATGCTCGGCCTCTTGGGCCTGGCCTTCCAGCTCTCCGACGCAGCTGCCCATGCCTATCAGGAAGAGGAGGCGGAACGGGGGGCGGCTGTCTTCGCCCGACGCTGTTCGACGTGCCATGGCGATCGGGGACAGGGTTTGACCGACGAATGGCGGGCGACCTGGCCCCCCACGCATCAGAACTGCTGGAAGGCCAACTGCCATGGCCCGCAGCCCTACCCCGAGGACGGCTTCACCCTCCCCCGGGTGGTTCCTGCGCTCATCGGGCCGGGGACCCTGCGTCGGTTTGCCACGGCGGCGGATCTGTATGCCTACATCCGGGCCCGGATGCCCTTCCACGCGCCCGGGAGCCTGCCGGAGGCCGATTACCGGGCGGTCACGGCCTTTCTGCTTCAACGCCACGGGATCCCTGCCGATGGCCGACCCTTCGATCCTGAGGCCGCCCGGGGCATCCCGTTATCCGCTCCGACTCCCCCGGAGGAGGGACGCCGGACGGTCCTGCCGGCGGCGATCCTCGCTCTGGGAGGTGTCGCGGCAGGGGGGGTCCTGCTCGGCGTTCTCCTCGGGCTCCGGCGGCGAAGGAGGTCCTTGTGGTCATCCGGCTGATCCTGGAGACATTCTCTCCCGACGAATTAACGACCCGTCGCCTCGGCGCCGTCCTGGGACGGTGGCTCCGGGCCGGCGACGTGGTGACGGTGCAGGGTCCCTTGGGGGCTGGGAAGACCCGCTTCATCCAGGGCCTCGCTCAGGGCCTCGGGGTGAGGGACCCCGTCCAAAGCCCTTCGTTTGTTCTGATCCAGGCCTATCCGCTGCCCGACGGTGGCCGGTTCTACCACGTCGATCTCTACCGGTTGGCGGAGCCCGGGGAGGCGTGGGCCCTGGGGATATGGGATCTGTTCGAGGAGCCCGCGGTGATCGCCATCGAGTGGCCGGAGCGGGCGGCGGGCCTGATCCCGGAGCCCTACCTCCGGGTCACCCTGAGCCCGTTAGGGGATTCCGGACGCCGGGTTCGGATCGAGGCGATCGGGGAGTTCCCGCCGGAGCGCCTCGAGGCGCTCCTTGCACGATTGAAGGAGCAGGTGGAGACGGGATGAGGGAGCGGAAGCCCACGTATTTGCTAGCTCTGGATACGGCCACCTCCGGCCTCGCCTTGGCGCTTTTCGATGGGGCCGAATGGCGGGCAGTGGCCTGCTGGCGCACCCCGGACCGGCACACGGCCGAGCTGATGGCGCGTTGCCAGGAGCTGTTGCGGGCAGCCGGTCTGGGGCCGGAGGATCTGGCGGCCATCGCCGTGGTGAGCGGCCCCGGGTCCTTCACCGGCCTGCGGGCGGGCGTTGCCGCCGCCAAAGGTCTGGCCCTGGCCCTGGAGCTTCCCCTCTTCGGGATCGGGACGGAAGAGGCCATCCTGGCGGAGCTGCCTGCCGCCCTCAGCCCGCTCCATCTGGTGATCCCGGCCGGGCGGGGACGGCTGGCCCTGCATCGTTACCGCTGGGAGGCCGGATGGATGCCGGAGGGAGAGCCGGTGCTGACGACCGCCTCCGCCCTGGCGGAGGCCTGGACGCCCGGAACCTGGCTGGTGGGGGAGTGGACCGCCCGGGATCAGGCGGTGCTGGAGCGGCATCCGATCGCCGCCTGGTGCATCCCCTGGGAGATCCCATCCCGGGTGATGGGGGCGGCTCGGCGGGCCTGGGCACGCTATCAGGCCGGCGAACGCCCGGATCCGGCCCTCCTGCGCCCTACCTATCTGCGCACACCCAGCGTCCCGGAAGGTTAACCTCCCGCGCCGATTGAAATCGGCCTTCCGAGACGCTGCGCGCCGGGCGTCGGCCTCCGCCGACGCAGAACCCTTCCTGGTCGGCGCAGGCCGACCGTCGGCCGAAGTCCCCCGAGGTCGAATTCATTCGACGCACAGCACGCCGGGGGCCGGCCTTCGCCGGCGCTTTTCGGTTTCGCTTGTTTTCGTCCGGCGCGAAGATCCTTTGAGGGCGAATTCGCTCGAGGCTCGTCGATCGCCTCTTCCCCCGCGCTATAATCGGTGGGGGCTCGAGCCGGGCGTTCCGGCGGCGGGCCACTTTCGCGGCGGATGGATGGGCTTTCACCATTGAGTCCGGGCTGTGCGCGGAGGGAAGGCCCGGGCTCTGAGCCGGATACTTATGGGTCGAAACTCATTTCGACCGTCGACCGCGGCCCTGGCCGGCGGGGAGGACCGCCCGTCCGCAGGCGCCTGGATCAATGTGTAAAAGCTCCGCATCCGTCGCCTTCATCTCGAGGGAGAATGCCGGCGCTGGCGATCCCGGAGTCCGTTCCCTTTCAAATCGATCCGATGCGCTGGGAGGACGTCGCGGAGGTCATGGAGATCGAGCGGCGCACGTTCTCCATGCCATGGCCGATGCGCGCCTACGAGCAGGAGCTCCTGCGCAACCCCAATGCCCATTACCTCGTGTTGCGCCCGCGGGCGGTGCGCACGGCCCTGCCTCCGCAGCCTTCCCAGCGCCTGCCGATCCTGGGCTATGGCGGCTTCTGGTTGGTCCCTGACGAGGCCCATATCAGCACCATCGCCGTCGACGCGCCGTGGCGGGGGCGGGGGCTGGGGGAGCTGATGTTCCTGGCCCTGGTGGAGGAGGCCATCGCCTATGGGGCGAACTTGATCACCCTGGAGGTGCGGGCCTCCAACGCGATCGCCCAGCGCCTCTATCGGAAGTATGGCCTGGAGGTCGTGGGACGCCGCCCCCGATACTATCGGGACAACCTGGAGGACGCCCTGGTGATGAGTGTGGAGGAGGTGCGCTCCGCCGCCTATCGGGAGCGGCTGGAGGCCCTGAAGGCCCGCCTCTGGGCCCGCCTGCAGGCCGCCGGACCCATCTCCCTGCATCGATCCACGCCCAATTAGCAAACGGCGGAGACATCCTCATTCTATCCCTTTGAACTTTCCGGTTTGAGGGGCAGCGATGCGCATTCGGGGGTTGATCTTCGATCTCGGCCACACGCTGATCGAGCTGCCGGCGGATCCGGAGGGCCTGCGCCGGGAGATGTATGCCGCCGCCCGGAGCGCGCTGAGCCATCACGGAATCCGGGTCGAGGCGCAGGCCTTCGAGGCCGACCTCGAGCGCTGGATGGCCCTCCGGTATGGACGCTGGCAGGAGGACTGGCGGGAGTATCCCCTGGTGGAGACCTTCGGGCTGGCCCTGGCGGAGCTGGGCTATCCCGGGACGCCGGAGGCGATCCTCCGGGAAGCCGTTCGGGCGTTCCTGGCCCCTCAGGAGGCCCGCTGGCGGCTCTTCCCGGATGCCCTCCCGACCCTGGATCAGCTGAAGCGTCGGGGCTATCGCCTGGCCCTGCTGACCAACTCCGGCGACGCCGATCACTCCTGGCGGCTGATCCAGCGCTTCGGGCTTCAGCCTTACTTCGATCCCATCGTGATCTCCGCCGCCGTGGGTTGGCGGAAACCACATCCGGCTCTCTTCGAAGGGATCGCGGCAGCCTGGGGTCTCCCCCCGGAGGCGATCGCCGTGGTCGGCGACCTCTTGGAGGCAGATATCCGGGGCGCCCATCTGGCCGGGATGCGGGGCATCTGGGCGGCGATGGTCGCCGGGACCTCCGCGCCGACAGGGGCCATCCGGCCCGATGCGGTGATCCGGTCGCTCTCGGAGATCCCGGCGATCCTGGACCGTTGGGCGGATGGTGCGGAGGCATAGTTGACCTCGAGAGGATACGGTGGGATGGGGCGGGGAGTGCGGGTTTTCCTGGAAGCGATCAAGTTCGAGCACACCATCTTCGCCCTCCCCTTCGCTTACATCGGGATGCTGCTGGCGGCCGGAGGGTGGCCCCGCCTGGATCAGGTGTTCTGGATCACCGTGGCCATGGCGGCGGCCCGCACCCTGGCGATGAGCATGAACCGGCTGGCGGATCGGGAATATGATGCGCGCAACCCGCGCACGGCGAACCGTCCGTTGCCCCGGGGGCTGTTGCGGCCGGAGACCCTTCAGTGGGCGGTGGGAGTCTCCGGGGTGATCCTGGTGATCGCCGCCTGGGCCCTGAATCCCCTCTGCGTGGCGCTACTCCCGGTTGCGTTGCTCTTCCTCATTGGCTACCACTACACGAAGCGCTTTACCTGGCTCAGCCACTGGATCCTGGGGTTCACCGACGGCCTGGCCCCGATGGGAGCCTGGATCGCTCTGCGGGGCTCCTTCTGGAAACCGGAGGATCTCCCCGCCTGGATCCTGACCGCTGCCGTCACCCTCTGGATCGCCGGCTTCGATCTGATTTATGCCTGTCAGGATGTGGACTTCGACCGCCGGGAGGGCTTGCACAGCGTCCCGGCCCGGTTCGGGGTGGCCGCCGCGTTGCGGCTGGCCCGCCTGAACCACCTGGGGATGCTTCTCCTGCTGGCCGGCCTGGGCCTCGGGCTCCGGCTGGGATGGCCTTACGGGCTCGGGCTGGCCGGGGTGGCGGCGCTGCTCGTCTACGAGCACCGTCTGGTCTCCCCGGAGGACCTCTCGCGCGTGGATGTGGCCTTCTTCAACGTCAACGCCTACATCAGCGTGCTCCTGTTCGCCGCCACCTGGGGCGGGCTGGCCTGGGGACGATGGTAGCGACCCGCTCGGCTCCCTGCGCCGATCGGCAATCCGCCTCTCAATCGGCTTCTCGGTTTAATCCGGACCGTGCGCGCGGAGAAGGCCTTGGCTCCGAGCTGGAGGCTTGTAGATCGATCGAAATTCATTTCGACCGCTCAGGAAGGTCGATCATATGGCGTGGCCCGGCTCTCGGTCAGGGCACCAGCCGGGCGACGATCAGAAGGAGGGAGCCTACGAGTAGCAGAAGCGCAGCGAGGACGATCAGGCGCTCCCCCCAGCGTCGCCGCTGGCCGAGGCGGTGATGATGGCGGCGGCCCGCCTCCGCCTGCTCGGGATGCGCAACGGGATGCCCCTGGCGGCGATGCCACCACGCCCGGGCGCAGAAGACATATTCCCCAACCTCGTGAGCCTGGATCCATAGCGGATCGTGAGGGTCCATCGCCTTCCTCGCTCTGCCCGCGGACGAGGGTTCGCCCTCTCGTTGCCTGTTTTTGAGTCTGAAAATGCCTCCGGGCTTATGAGAGAGGCAAGAGCCGCCCCCCCAAACGGCAGTATCGCCGAATCGGACTCGTCGGCCTGGCCATGGGACTTGCGGCTCCTATGCAGGTTCCGCTCGTTCTGATACCGGTCCGGTGCGGCCGGCAAAGGCGGGAGCTGCGATCACCGCATCTGTAAGATAAGACCTTGGATGACGGCGGCCCACATGGCGATCTGAGCCCAAGGCTCCGGGTCTTCGTAAACCTCAACCGCTCCCTCCCGATAACCGCCTTGAAGCCAACCGAACTTCCTCCACTCGATTCGAGCCACCGGACGGCCATCAGTGTCCTCAATGCGCCCAATCTGGGGCCCCAGGATGAAGGGAAAACGGAGACTTAAGCGGAAGATACCGACAAGCTGCTCCTACCGGCTAAGGATCCGGTAATGTGGGATCAAGAAGCCCTGCTCCTCAAACTGCCATATCGGCGAGCCATCTTCTGCAACGAGACGGTATCGCATACGGGGAAGAATAAAGGGCCGCTCTAAGAGAAGACGCCGACCCGTGGCGTACTCCTCAACCTCCAGGATGAGCCTCAGAGCGGCGCGGAACTTCGTGTAGAAGAGAAGGCGGCGAAGCAGGCTTCCCCCCCGAATCTCCCGTATGCGGGCCAGCAATCGTCCCTCGGCGTCCCGGATGAAAAAGCAAGCGGGCTGGAGAGATGATACCGGTGTTTCGACCCGTAGGGTGAACATCACCCGCCTCCTTTCGGCTCAGCGGATCCGAGGTATGGCCGGTGTATACATTTGACCGCGGCCGCCTCCCAATAACCGCCTGAAGCCGGTGGCATTAGCGAGCCATCCGGCGGATCCCCGAAGCCGGCCCTTCCAGCAATGGCTCCGGCCGGACCCGATCTGATCGGTTGACAGGATCCGCCGCTTCTACTATATATACTCGGTGTAGCGCAGGTTCCGTTTGGGCCTGTCAGGTCTTCCCGCAAACCTCTGTTTTGCGAAAGGAGGAGAAGCCATGCGTCGGAAGAGTCTTGTCGTTGCGCGTGTCCTGGTCCTGCTCGCCCTGGCGCTGGCCGCCTGCGCGCCTGGGGCGACCCCGACGCCGACGGCCACGGTTCCGCCCCCCACGCCCACCCCACCGCCTGCCACCCCAACTCCGGCTTTCCAACCCATGAAGGTGGAGGCGCCGGATTGCAACTACGGTGGGGAGTTCAAGGCCATCGAGGCCGTCGATCAATATACCGTGCGTTTCACCCTGTGCTACCCCGATCCGGCCTTCCCCTCCAAAGTGGCCTTCGCTGCCTTCGCCATCCAGGATAAAGATTACCTGGACGCCAACGGCGGCGACACGGTGAAGATGAGCGAGAAGCCCAACGGGACCGGCCCCTACAAGGTGAAGGAGTGGATCCGGGGCGATCGCATCATCTTCGAGGCGAACCCGGATTACTGGGGCGAGAAGCCGAAGGCCAAGACCCTCGTCTTCCGCTGGTCTAAGGAGGCCGCCGCCCGTCTGCTCGAGCTCCAGGCCGGGACGGTGGACGGCATCGACAACCCCAACCCGGAGGACTTCGAGGTCATCCAGAAGGATCCGAACCTCCAGCTCTACATCCGTCCGCCGCTGAACATCGCCTACCTGGGCCTGAACAACAACCACCCGCCTCTGGATAACGAGAAGGTCCGCCAGGCCATCGCCATGGCCATCGACCGGGAGCGCCTGGTCAAGAACTTCTACCCGGCGGGCTCCATGGTGGCGGAGCAGTTCGTGCCGCCGGCCCTCAAGCCGGGCTACACCGAGGGCCTGAAGTGGTATGACTACAATCCGCAGGAGGCCAAGCGGCTCCTCGCCGAGGCCGGCTACCCCAACGGCTTTGACATCACCCTCTCCTACCGCGACGTGGTGCGGGGTTACCTGCCGCGGCCGGGCCAGGTCGCCCAGGACATCCAGGCCCAGCTCGCGGAGGTCGGCATCCGGGTTAAGATCAAGGTCATGGAGTCCGGCGCCTTCCTAGACTCGGTGGCCGCGGGCAACGAGCCCATGTATCTTTTGGGCTGGCTGGCGGATTATCCGGACGCCACCAACTTCTATGACTACCACTTCGCCAACGAGGCGAACCTGCAGTTCGGCAAGCTCTTCCCCGACTTGGTGGAGGAGATCCGCGCCGCAGCCCGGCTGAGCGACCCCGCCGCGCGCCAGAAGCACTACGACAAGGTGAACGAGCTGATCAAGCAGCACGTCCCCATGGTCCCCCTGGCCCATGGGGTTGCCGCCGCGGCCTTCAAGGCGACGGTGAAGGGCGCCCACGCCAGCCCGCTGAACAACGAGCGCTTCTCGGTGATGGATCCCGGCAAGGACGAGCTGGTCTGGATGCAGAACGCCGAGCCCATCGCCCTCTGGTGCGCCGATGAGACCGACGGCGAGACCTTCCGGGCTTGCATCCAGGTCTACGAGCCGCTGCTGGACTACAAGGTGGGCGGCGTGGAGGTGGTCCCCGCCCTCGCCGAGCGCTACGAGGCCAACGCCGACCTCACGGTGTGGACCTTCTACCTGCGTAAGGGGGTGAAGTTCCACAACGGCGCGGAGCTGGACGCCAACGACGTGGTGGCCACCTTCAAGGCCCAGTGGGACGCTAAGGATCCCAACCACAAGGGCCGCACGGGGACCTTCGAATACTTCAGCGCCTTCTTCGGGAGTTTCCTGAACGCGGAGAAGTAGCGCGGCCCTTGAAGCCTCTATCCGATCACCGGGGGGCGCCTGAGAGCGCTCCCCGGCGCTTTACGGCTGAATCTCAATGGGAACCTCGCACTGGGCAGCCTCCCGGGCCGCCTGATCCACCACCACCACGCGCAGCCGGTAAGCCCCCGGCTGGCTGAAGAACGGACGGGGATCAAACAACCACAAGGAGCCCCGAAGCACCGGTTGCCGCACGACGTCCCCCAGCGTGACCCATTGGTCTCCCGTATACGGCCCGCGGATCTCCACCTTGTAAAACTGAAAGGCCGGATGGGTGGCCGTCCCGATCATGGTCACCGCTTGGGAGATCACCTGGCCGGGGATAGGGATCTCGATCTGTGCGTTTGGATCCGGGCAGCGGGCTCCCGGAACGGTCGGGCTCGGGGTAGGAGAAGGGGACGGTGAGGGGGAAGGAGACGGGACAGGTGTGGGCGTTCGAAGAGGCGCCGTGGGGAGCGGAGGAAGCACAGTCGGGGAAGGGAACACTGGAACCGGCCGGGTGGGAGAAGGGGTGGGCGTGAAGGTGGGGGAGGGTGCCGCCGGGCCAGGCCCAGGGAAGCCCGGTCCCAGCAGCAGCCACAGGCCCAGCCCCACGATGAGCAGCAGGCCCGCCCGGGCCAGCCCGCCCCACAGCGCCATTTGCGCCATCTCCCGCTCCACCCGGAAGAAAGCACGGGCGAGCCGGCGATACGCGCGCCAGACCTGCCCCAGGGTGATCAGCCACAACAGGCCGATCCCCCCATACAGCACGGGGGCCAACGATTGAAGCAGCTCGCGAAGGGTTTCCATCAAGCGTGCGGCTTCGAAAGTTCAGACCCTGCTTCGTGGGGGAGGCGGCGCAGCACGCCGCGGATGAGGGTCAGCAGGCGAGGGGCCAGCACCCGACCGGCCTGAAGCACCTCTTCATGGGTGGGCGGCTCGAAGGCCTCCGGGTTCAGGACGTTGGAGATCCCCGAGAGCGCCAGGACGCGCATCCCCCCATGGCAGGCGACGATCACCTCGGGGACGGTGGACATCCCGACCGCGTCGGCGCCGATCATGCGCAGGAAACGCACCTCCGCAGGCGTCTCGAAACTGGGCCCGGCCAGCATCACGTAAACCCCCTCATGGACCGGCAAGCCCTCCGCCTCCCCGACCTCCCGCGCCAGGGCCCGCAGCGCCGGATCATAGGCCCGTGAGAGCTCGGGGAAGCGAGGCCCCCAATCGGCCTCGTTGGGCCCCCGCAGGGGGTTCATCCCCGCCATCCCCGGAAGCCCGATGTGATCCCGCACGATCATCACATCCCCGGGCCGGAAAGCTGGGTTCAATCCCCCCGCCGCGTTGGTGAGGATCAGCATCCGGACCCCGAGCAGCTGCATCACCCGGATGGGAAAGGTGATCCGCTGCACCGAGTAACCCTCATAGAAATGGGCCCGCCCCTGAAGGACCAGGACCGGATGTCCTTCCAGACGGCCGGCGATCACCCGGCCGGGATGCCCCTCCACCGTGGCGGCGGGGAAGCCCGGGATCTCAGGGAACGACCAGATCGCGGCCTCCTCTACCGCTTCCGCCAGCGCCGCCAGGCCGGACCCCAGCACCAGTCCGAGG contains these protein-coding regions:
- a CDS encoding purine-nucleoside phosphorylase, whose product is MHVHEVIPRSEYEAAAAWLRERLPSRPRLGLVLGSGLAALAEAVEEAAIWSFPEIPGFPAATVEGHPGRVIAGRLEGHPVLVLQGRAHFYEGYSVQRITFPIRVMQLLGVRMLILTNAAGGLNPAFRPGDVMIVRDHIGLPGMAGMNPLRGPNEADWGPRFPELSRAYDPALRALAREVGEAEGLPVHEGVYVMLAGPSFETPAEVRFLRMIGADAVGMSTVPEVIVACHGGMRVLALSGISNVLNPEAFEPPTHEEVLQAGRVLAPRLLTLIRGVLRRLPHEAGSELSKPHA
- a CDS encoding c-type cytochrome is translated as MAWIRWGFMLGLLGLAFQLSDAAAHAYQEEEAERGAAVFARRCSTCHGDRGQGLTDEWRATWPPTHQNCWKANCHGPQPYPEDGFTLPRVVPALIGPGTLRRFATAADLYAYIRARMPFHAPGSLPEADYRAVTAFLLQRHGIPADGRPFDPEAARGIPLSAPTPPEEGRRTVLPAAILALGGVAAGGVLLGVLLGLRRRRRSLWSSG
- a CDS encoding HAD family hydrolase, which translates into the protein MRIRGLIFDLGHTLIELPADPEGLRREMYAAARSALSHHGIRVEAQAFEADLERWMALRYGRWQEDWREYPLVETFGLALAELGYPGTPEAILREAVRAFLAPQEARWRLFPDALPTLDQLKRRGYRLALLTNSGDADHSWRLIQRFGLQPYFDPIVISAAVGWRKPHPALFEGIAAAWGLPPEAIAVVGDLLEADIRGAHLAGMRGIWAAMVAGTSAPTGAIRPDAVIRSLSEIPAILDRWADGAEA
- a CDS encoding ABC transporter substrate-binding protein, coding for MRRKSLVVARVLVLLALALAACAPGATPTPTATVPPPTPTPPPATPTPAFQPMKVEAPDCNYGGEFKAIEAVDQYTVRFTLCYPDPAFPSKVAFAAFAIQDKDYLDANGGDTVKMSEKPNGTGPYKVKEWIRGDRIIFEANPDYWGEKPKAKTLVFRWSKEAAARLLELQAGTVDGIDNPNPEDFEVIQKDPNLQLYIRPPLNIAYLGLNNNHPPLDNEKVRQAIAMAIDRERLVKNFYPAGSMVAEQFVPPALKPGYTEGLKWYDYNPQEAKRLLAEAGYPNGFDITLSYRDVVRGYLPRPGQVAQDIQAQLAEVGIRVKIKVMESGAFLDSVAAGNEPMYLLGWLADYPDATNFYDYHFANEANLQFGKLFPDLVEEIRAAARLSDPAARQKHYDKVNELIKQHVPMVPLAHGVAAAAFKATVKGAHASPLNNERFSVMDPGKDELVWMQNAEPIALWCADETDGETFRACIQVYEPLLDYKVGGVEVVPALAERYEANADLTVWTFYLRKGVKFHNGAELDANDVVATFKAQWDAKDPNHKGRTGTFEYFSAFFGSFLNAEK
- a CDS encoding DUF4032 domain-containing protein → MEEHGPLTEEVAAQYRRARLRALVRSLLARLTGRSNRLLSFDEVKEKLHLRGSVYRGLQRVPLDHIIGSVNRYQDFDRAFLPIRPHTADRWIAVGTILFREGDLPPVRLYRIGDAYFVLDGHHRISVARAMGWKEIEAEVIEVRSRVAVGPELRAEDLEILREYEEFLERTRLDVLQPEADIRFTIAGGYHRLLEHIAVHRYFMGLEQGREIPEDEAVTHWYNTVYRPVIEIIRAHRLLEDFPGRTEADLYLWIMDHLYYLREAYGPEVDAESAALDYAEQFPEHPIRRLVAEIRRAVEAMGDLPPTEIEPKV
- the rimI gene encoding ribosomal protein S18-alanine N-acetyltransferase → MPALAIPESVPFQIDPMRWEDVAEVMEIERRTFSMPWPMRAYEQELLRNPNAHYLVLRPRAVRTALPPQPSQRLPILGYGGFWLVPDEAHISTIAVDAPWRGRGLGELMFLALVEEAIAYGANLITLEVRASNAIAQRLYRKYGLEVVGRRPRYYRDNLEDALVMSVEEVRSAAYRERLEALKARLWARLQAAGPISLHRSTPN
- the tsaB gene encoding tRNA (adenosine(37)-N6)-threonylcarbamoyltransferase complex dimerization subunit type 1 TsaB is translated as MRERKPTYLLALDTATSGLALALFDGAEWRAVACWRTPDRHTAELMARCQELLRAAGLGPEDLAAIAVVSGPGSFTGLRAGVAAAKGLALALELPLFGIGTEEAILAELPAALSPLHLVIPAGRGRLALHRYRWEAGWMPEGEPVLTTASALAEAWTPGTWLVGEWTARDQAVLERHPIAAWCIPWEIPSRVMGAARRAWARYQAGERPDPALLRPTYLRTPSVPEG
- a CDS encoding nucleotide pyrophosphohydrolase; the encoded protein is MELRALEQAMEDFVTSKGWYRPDSPRPQTPRNLAISLVLEAAEVLELFQWGETADREALADELADVMLYLLQLARLHGIDLGEAVMAKLARNAQREWP
- a CDS encoding UbiA-like polyprenyltransferase, with the translated sequence MGRGVRVFLEAIKFEHTIFALPFAYIGMLLAAGGWPRLDQVFWITVAMAAARTLAMSMNRLADREYDARNPRTANRPLPRGLLRPETLQWAVGVSGVILVIAAWALNPLCVALLPVALLFLIGYHYTKRFTWLSHWILGFTDGLAPMGAWIALRGSFWKPEDLPAWILTAAVTLWIAGFDLIYACQDVDFDRREGLHSVPARFGVAAALRLARLNHLGMLLLLAGLGLGLRLGWPYGLGLAGVAALLVYEHRLVSPEDLSRVDVAFFNVNAYISVLLFAATWGGLAWGRW
- the tsaE gene encoding tRNA (adenosine(37)-N6)-threonylcarbamoyltransferase complex ATPase subunit type 1 TsaE, with product MVIRLILETFSPDELTTRRLGAVLGRWLRAGDVVTVQGPLGAGKTRFIQGLAQGLGVRDPVQSPSFVLIQAYPLPDGGRFYHVDLYRLAEPGEAWALGIWDLFEEPAVIAIEWPERAAGLIPEPYLRVTLSPLGDSGRRVRIEAIGEFPPERLEALLARLKEQVETG
- a CDS encoding metallophosphoesterase family protein; amino-acid sequence: MKAEGRLRILAVSDQVVEPLYSPRAREWLAPVHLILSCGDLPYGYLEFLMEVFNAPLFYVHGNHDRPELCADGRIRLAPQGGQSLEGIVVWEQGLLLSGLGGSRRYHPEGSHQYTEGEMWVRVLRLVPRLLWNRWRYGRALDVFVAHAPPRAIGDAPDLAHQGFAAFRWLIHRFRPRYFLHGHVHFHGCRPIFQIGPTRVINVFPYYLLEL